TATTCTAAATTAAGATTGTTTAGAAGTGTGTTTCGTGCGTTTGTATCAAATGCTCTGCCGAGTACGATTATATCCTGATTTTTTATAAATTTTGATTTTCCAAGAAACTCCGCTCTTTCTTTTTCTTTCCAAAATCCAAAATATATGTCTTCTCTCGAATATAAAAAAAGATTATAACTGAGAACATTTAAATCTGTTTCTAACTTTGGTAAAACGATCCTTCTGGTCGAATTGATTTCCTCCAATTCGAAAATTAGATTTTTACTTGAAAATGGAAAATACATAAATAAATTTTTATATACTAATGTATTATTAAATGTGCAGTTTAGAGGAAATAAACATAGCAAAAGACTAATTAAAAAGTTTCTATATTTAAATTTGTCTGGTTTTTTGTATTTGTTTAGAAGGAAGCATTGTTTTATTTTCATATAATATTCTCCATATTTAATTTTATTATTTTTAATATTCCTCAGAGTTATATAATAGAATGTCTAAATTCCGTCTTTGATCTGGAATTTAGTTCGAAATTTATGGTGTCTTAATTGTGACTAGAGAATAAAGTATTTATTTAATGGTTAACACTTTAATCATATAAATCCAGAGAAAGAAAATTTGGGTGAATAAAAAACTTAGGTACTACTCTCTATGGATCGCAGCATAATAATCGCTTTTGCATTGAATTCTACCGAACTTATGTGGAACCGCGCTTTATGATAGACATTTAGATACTCAATTTTATAGAGATGGATTTTTATATACTATTTCTGTAACTAAATATAAAACGAATTGATTTCTTGTTGGATAATTGATTCAAAAAGAGTTTGTTTGATATAAAAATATGTATTATTTAAAATATTTTACTTATAGCTCATCTTTATAAAATAAATTTCTTTGTTAAAATAAAGTTGATTAAAAGTGTTTATAAAAATTTATATGCTTGGATCAAAAAACCTTAAGAACATTTTGAAAATTTGAGTTTGGTTTATTAGAATTTTTTAAAATACTTTATACGCGAAAGAGAAAAACGAATTTATGAGCGATCAAAGAGAGCAAATTATCCAAGAATGGAGTGTGAATCTGGATCCGATCCGCTTTACGAATCGGGAAAATGGAATCAAAGAATGGCTCGTTCAAAACAGCGCAAAACAATTTTTGACCCGTGCAGAAGAATTACTTGCTTCACTTCCTAAAGAGGAAATACTCCAGGAATTTATTTCCGGAATTAACACTGCTATTCAATTTTGTGTCGAGCAAAACAAGATCGCTGCTTTGGATTTTTCTTGGTATTATGGTGGGGATCCTATCGATGTTGCGTATGCTTATGGACTCGCCTCTTGCAAGGGTCAAGGGAAATTGAGCAAGACCGATCTCGGTCCGAACGAGATTCCTGGAGTTGAATCTGATCTGGAACATGGAAATTTATTGGAAGAAGACTTTTCAGAACTACCCGTCGATCGAGCGATCAATCTTTGGGTGGAAAATTTAGATCCACACGTTCAAAAAGCAAAAGATAAAAAAGAACTTCCGTTTGATGCAGATGATATTTTAGTTGATCTTTTTCAAATATGGAATTATCGAATCGGTTTAGAAGCTTGCAAAAATATCTCAACAGAATTCCAAGATGTTTTGAAAAAAAGAAAACCATTTTGGATTACTATGTCTCGACACGAAAGATGGGCGGTCCCGATTGGTTTGATTTGATCGTATTCGAATAAAAAATTACTGAGAGTTTGTTCTAAAACTTAAACATTACTAAGATTTAATGATAAGAATTATTGAAAGGTTTACGAGTGAGCGGATATAACCTACATGAAGTTTGATAGATTATTATAAAATTCTAAAATATTGTTGTTTATGCCTTGTGAGAATGAGATAACTTTTTAAAACAAACCGAAGAATGAGTTTCTAAGCTTGAATAAGAAAAGGTAAGTCTTTGGTTTCGATTTTTTAATTTAACACTGAGTCTTAAATTAAAGTCTGACTTGGTAAAATACGCTTCTTTACGGTCTATTTTCGTATTTTTTTTATCAGTTGCGGATTGATTTTCGAATGAGTTTTAAATATATTAAGAAAGTAAATATTATAGAAATTAATTATTTGTATGTATTTATATTGAAATCGAGAATTAAAGAAGAAGCGAGAAATGATCTCGCTTCTTAACAAAAGTTTAACGATAGATTAAATCTTCGCCCCAATTTCTTTCAGGTGTTTGGTCTAAGAGAACACGAAATTTAGAAGCGTTATGTGCAATCTTATCCCAAAGATAGATGTAATGCATCCAGTGTCCCATTCTCCACGATTCAAGATAGTAATAATCATTTGTAAGAATGTCGTAATCACGTAACCAAAAAATTCCGGATTCTATACATCTATCAAGAGGGACTTCAATTTCAAATTTTTTAGAACCGTCATTGAACTTTGGATAATAGGCATAATTACCGCCGCCACCTCTCAGCCAATACGTCCAAAAATAATTTCGATATTCAGAAGATTCGATTCGAATTTTTCCTCTGCCACTGATACAATCCGGATTTGAGTCTGGATCATCTTCTTGCAATAAATTGAATCTTGCAAATTCGGACCTTGTTGGTTGACCTTGGTAGTAATTAGAATTTTCCTCAGCTATTAACCAACCGTCCGGTCTTGTAGGACTCGCTTGAATTCTATGATATGCAGAATCTAAGATCATAACGTTATCGTATTTTCTTCTATGTCCGGACTGAGTAGGTGTGGAAGGATCTGCATAATCAAAACCATATACAGGATAGTGATCAGAAAATTCGTAATTTGTGTATCCATCTGATTTTCTTTTCCATGTAGTTGGAGAAATGGGATCATAAGCTAAGTTTTGCCAAACAGGAGGTTGAGAATGATTTTTTGAAAGTAGAATATACTCTGTATATTGTTGTGATTTTTTATTAGAGTTAATAAAGGCCGTAAGGGCATTTTTTTTTGGATCCCATGTAAAAGGAATTCCCGCATAATGGGGGTTATCTGCTTCTAATGTATAAAGCATACTATTATAATATACTTTATCCTCCTTGTTTACATTTAAGCTTCCAACGATCATTACGGTTTCATTTTGTGGTATCCGTTTTAAATTGATGAACTTTCTCATTTCAGTAAATTGGTCAGCTCTTGCATTTTCTCCTTTATCAATACATTCATCGTTGTGGGATTGAGTATCAGTTCCCAGGATGTG
Above is a window of Leptospira kirschneri serovar Cynopteri str. 3522 CT DNA encoding:
- a CDS encoding LIC13197/LIC10919/LIC10469 family protein, translating into MSDQREQIIQEWSVNLDPIRFTNRENGIKEWLVQNSAKQFLTRAEELLASLPKEEILQEFISGINTAIQFCVEQNKIAALDFSWYYGGDPIDVAYAYGLASCKGQGKLSKTDLGPNEIPGVESDLEHGNLLEEDFSELPVDRAINLWVENLDPHVQKAKDKKELPFDADDILVDLFQIWNYRIGLEACKNISTEFQDVLKKRKPFWITMSRHERWAVPIGLI
- the sph gene encoding sphingomyelin phosphodiesterase produces the protein MKTMRNALRKKEEKKFKNWRFITFFFIFLFNCLPDKESEYNNLLMYNFLTPKSQNIESPNHSSKRIIEEVDNEEINVLTYNLFLYTEEHYDWGDWEQEKRAELLANSKFVNNQDIVVFEGIFHDNARKILLDKLQSQYPDQTDVIGRTKDGWNDTQGSFRQHSSFNNGGVVILSKWPILEKIQYIFNNHGCGSDTQYNKGFAYVKIKKKDRIIHILGTDTQSHNDECIDKGENARADQFTEMRKFINLKRIPQNETVMIVGSLNVNKEDKVYYNSMLYTLEADNPHYAGIPFTWDPKKNALTAFINSNKKSQQYTEYILLSKNHSQPPVWQNLAYDPISPTTWKRKSDGYTNYEFSDHYPVYGFDYADPSTPTQSGHRRKYDNVMILDSAYHRIQASPTRPDGWLIAEENSNYYQGQPTRSEFARFNLLQEDDPDSNPDCISGRGKIRIESSEYRNYFWTYWLRGGGGNYAYYPKFNDGSKKFEIEVPLDRCIESGIFWLRDYDILTNDYYYLESWRMGHWMHYIYLWDKIAHNASKFRVLLDQTPERNWGEDLIYR